In Lagopus muta isolate bLagMut1 chromosome 6, bLagMut1 primary, whole genome shotgun sequence, one DNA window encodes the following:
- the API5 gene encoding apoptosis inhibitor 5 — MPTVEELYRNYGILADATETAGQHKDAYQVILDGVKGGAKEKRLAAQFIPKFFKHFPELADSAINAQLDLCEDEDVSIRRQAIKELPQFATGDNLPRVADILTQLLQSDDSAEFNLVNNALLSIFKMDAKGTLGGLFSQILQGEDIVRERAIKFLSTKLKTLPEEVLNKEVEEFILAESKKVLEDVTGEEFVLFMKILSGLKSLQTVSGRQQLVELVAEQADLEQTFNPADPDCVDRLLQCTRQAVPLFSKNVHSTKFVTYFCEHVLPNLSALTTPVEGLDIQLEVLKLLAEMSSFCGDMEKLESNLKKLFDKLLEYMPLPPEEAENGENAGGEEPKLQFSYVECLLYSFHQLGRKLPDFLTAKLNAEKLKDFKIRLQYFARGLQVYIRQLRLALQGKTGEALKTEENKIKVVALKITNNINVLIKDLFHIPPSYKSTVTLSWKPVQKADANQKRTSEDTTSSSPPKKASAGPKRDARQIYNPPSGKYSSNLGSFSYEQRGGFRGGRGRGWGGRGNRSRGRIY, encoded by the exons caCAAGGATGCCTACCAGGTGATCTTGGATGGTGTGAAAGGAGGCGCCAAGGAGAAGCGACTTGCAGCCCAGTTTATTCCCAAATTCTTCAAGCATTTTCCTGAATTAGCTGACTCAGCTATCAATGCCCAGTTGGACCTCTGTGAGGATGAAGATGTTTCT ATCCGGCGCCAGGCCATTAAGGAGCTGCCTCAGTTTGCCACCGGAGATAATCTTCCCCGGGTAGCAGACATACTGACCCAGCTTCTGCAGTCAG atgATTCTGCAGAATTCAATTTGGTGAACAATGCTTTGCTCAGTATATTTAAGATGGATGCTAAAG GGACTTTGGGAGGCTTATTCAGTCAAATTCTTCAAGGGGAGGATATTGTGAGAGAAAGAGCCATCAAATTCCTCTCTACAAAACTGAAAACCCTTCCTGAAGAGGTGCTGAATAAGGAGGTAGAAGAGTTCATATTAGCTGAATCAAAGAAG GTACTGGAAGATGTGACAGGTGAAGAATTTGTTCTGTTCATGAAAATATTGTCTGGATTAAAAAGCTTACAGACAGTAAGTGGAAGGCAGCAACTAGTGGAGCTGGTAGCCGAACAAGCTGACCTGGAACAAACATTCAATCCGGCAGATCCAGATTGTGTGGACAGACTTCTGCAGTGTACTCGACAGGCAGTGCCACTCTTCTca aagaacGTTCATTCCACAAAATTTGTTACTTACTTCTGTGAGCACGTGCTTCCAAACCTCAGTGCTTTGACTACTCCAGTGGAGGGTCTTGATATCCAGTTAGAG GTCTTGAAGCTTCTTGCTGAAATGAGTTCATTTTGTGGAGATATGGAAAAGCTGGAATCAAATTTGAAGAAACTATTTGATAAATTGCTG GAGTATATGCCACTTCCTCCAGAGGAAGCGGAGAATGGGGAAAATGCTGGTGGTGAAGAGCCCAAGTTGCAGTTCAGTTATGTTGAGTGTCTCTTGTATAGCTTCCATCAGCTGGGTCGTAAACTTCCAGACTTCCTCACAGCCAAGCTGAATGCAGAGAAATTGAAAGACTTTAAAATCAG GCTACAGTATTTTGCTCGAGGGCTGCAGGTGTATATTCGGCAGCTTCGTCTAGCACTCCAAGGTAAAACAGGAGAAGCCTTGAAAACAGAGGAG aacaaGATCAAAGTGGTTGCTTTGAAAATAACCAATAATATTAATGTTTTAATCAAG GATCTCTTCCACATTCCTCCTTCTTACAAAAGTACAGTCACACTGTCCTGGAAACCAGTACAGAAGGCAGATGCAAA tcAAAAAAGAACAAGTGAAGATACAACCTCAAGTTCACCTCCAAAGAAAGCTTCGGCAGGACCAAAAAGGGATGCCAGGCAGATATATAATCCTCCCAGTGGAAAATACAGTAGTAACCTGGGCAGTTTTTCGTACG AGCAAAGAGGTGGTTTCCGGGGTGGACGAGGAAGAGGCTGGGGAGGACGTGGCAATCGTAGTCGAGGAAGAATCTACTGA